The Chaetodon trifascialis isolate fChaTrf1 chromosome 16, fChaTrf1.hap1, whole genome shotgun sequence genome includes a region encoding these proteins:
- the rnft1 gene encoding E3 ubiquitin-protein ligase RNFT1 isoform X1 — MKLRVQNDRSDSRRAQKLRESPTVMQPNSSERGAHAGNGLSLTLQPELLTRTPAPGAAAANPENSEVRVPMTSGATESGGGASSRRCRVNSHSHSHSQAHGHNRAQHHSTSEPELDPADSDLDSGEPSTSLSELRCLFRWLQKSLPFLVLLCAKLVIQHALGLAVGVGLFTTFLYVNKSIQTQVFHQDRHSKLQCAWLLLFLISSTLLLYYTFLTETLYYCLIFLSPTIEPLGFWEVLWAVGITNFIIKFLFMGIKCLILLLPSSLVTYRTQGRWLMLTEELGQVHQAMAPVSLWFRYLVTYQEADGTPGLTLGVLLALLYLILKLLGLYGQWTSLLKTVRIFLKGEHTGSAATRSQCSEAGDVCPICQGEYREPRALLCQHIFCDECIALWFNREKSCPLCRTVITEKVYKWRDGATSPHLQIY, encoded by the exons ATGAAACTCCGGGTGCAGAATGACAG GAGTGATTCCAGAAGAGCACAGAAACTGAGGGAGTCTCCTACTGTAATGCAGCCTAATTCAAGTGAGCGGGGTGCTCATGCAGGAAATGGTTTATCCCTAACTCTGCAACCAGAGCTTCTCACCAGGACACCAGCACCCGGTGCTGCAGCTGCCAACCCTGAGAACAGTGAGGTGCGGGTACCCATGACCAGCGGGGCTACAGAGTCTGGTGGAGGGGCCTCGTCCAGAAGGTGCAGGGTCAACTCCCACAGCCACTCCCATTCTCAAGCACACGGACATAATCGGGCGCAGCACCACTCCACTTCAGAGCCTGAGCTCGACCCAGCTGACTCTGATCTGGACTCTGGAGAACCCAGCACCTCCTTGTCTGAGCTTCGCTGTCTCTTCCGCTGGCTCCAAAAGAGCCTCCCTTTCCTCGTCCTACTGTGTGCTAAACTGGTCATCCAACATGCTCTTG GTCTAGCAGTTGGGGTTGGCCTCTTCACAACTTTTCTATATGTGAATAAAAGCATTCAAACTCAAGTCTTTCATCAG GACCGGCACTCAAAGCTGCAGTGTGCATGGCTGCTACTGTTCCTGATCTCATCCACCCTCCTGCTTTACTACACCTTTCTCACTGAGACACTTTACTATTG CCTCATATTCCTCAGTCCAACCATTGAGCCGCTGGGTTTCTGGGAGGTTCTATGGGCTGTTGGCATCACCAACTTCATAATTAAGTTCCTCTTTATGGGGATTAAGTGCCTTAttctgctgctgccatcttCACTGGTGACCTACAGAACCCAG gGGCGGTGGTTGATGCTGACAGAGGAGCTGGGTCAGGTCCACCAGGCCATGGCTCCTGTTTCACTGTGGTTCCGCTACCTGGTCACCTACCAGGAGGCTGACGGCACCCCTGGGCTCACACTGGGGGTCCTGCTGGCTTTGCTCTACCTCATACTGAAG ctttTGGGATTGTATGGACAGTGGACATCTTTACTGAAAACTGTGAGGATATTTCTAAAGGGCGAG caCACAGGCTCAGCAGCCACTAGGAGTCAGTGCAGCGAGGCTGGAGATGTCTGTCCCATCTGTCAGGGGGAGTACAGGGAGCCTCGGGCTCTACTCTGTCAG cacATATTTTGTGACGAATGCATCGCTCTGTGGTTCAACCGGGAGAAGAGCTGCCCTCTCTGCCGCACCGTGATCACAGAGAAGGTCTACAAATGGAGGGATGGAGCGACATCTCCACACCTGCAGATTTATTGA
- the rnft1 gene encoding E3 ubiquitin-protein ligase RNFT1 isoform X2 yields the protein MKLRVQNDRTPAPGAAAANPENSEVRVPMTSGATESGGGASSRRCRVNSHSHSHSQAHGHNRAQHHSTSEPELDPADSDLDSGEPSTSLSELRCLFRWLQKSLPFLVLLCAKLVIQHALGLAVGVGLFTTFLYVNKSIQTQVFHQDRHSKLQCAWLLLFLISSTLLLYYTFLTETLYYCLIFLSPTIEPLGFWEVLWAVGITNFIIKFLFMGIKCLILLLPSSLVTYRTQGRWLMLTEELGQVHQAMAPVSLWFRYLVTYQEADGTPGLTLGVLLALLYLILKLLGLYGQWTSLLKTVRIFLKGEHTGSAATRSQCSEAGDVCPICQGEYREPRALLCQHIFCDECIALWFNREKSCPLCRTVITEKVYKWRDGATSPHLQIY from the exons ATGAAACTCCGGGTGCAGAATGACAG GACACCAGCACCCGGTGCTGCAGCTGCCAACCCTGAGAACAGTGAGGTGCGGGTACCCATGACCAGCGGGGCTACAGAGTCTGGTGGAGGGGCCTCGTCCAGAAGGTGCAGGGTCAACTCCCACAGCCACTCCCATTCTCAAGCACACGGACATAATCGGGCGCAGCACCACTCCACTTCAGAGCCTGAGCTCGACCCAGCTGACTCTGATCTGGACTCTGGAGAACCCAGCACCTCCTTGTCTGAGCTTCGCTGTCTCTTCCGCTGGCTCCAAAAGAGCCTCCCTTTCCTCGTCCTACTGTGTGCTAAACTGGTCATCCAACATGCTCTTG GTCTAGCAGTTGGGGTTGGCCTCTTCACAACTTTTCTATATGTGAATAAAAGCATTCAAACTCAAGTCTTTCATCAG GACCGGCACTCAAAGCTGCAGTGTGCATGGCTGCTACTGTTCCTGATCTCATCCACCCTCCTGCTTTACTACACCTTTCTCACTGAGACACTTTACTATTG CCTCATATTCCTCAGTCCAACCATTGAGCCGCTGGGTTTCTGGGAGGTTCTATGGGCTGTTGGCATCACCAACTTCATAATTAAGTTCCTCTTTATGGGGATTAAGTGCCTTAttctgctgctgccatcttCACTGGTGACCTACAGAACCCAG gGGCGGTGGTTGATGCTGACAGAGGAGCTGGGTCAGGTCCACCAGGCCATGGCTCCTGTTTCACTGTGGTTCCGCTACCTGGTCACCTACCAGGAGGCTGACGGCACCCCTGGGCTCACACTGGGGGTCCTGCTGGCTTTGCTCTACCTCATACTGAAG ctttTGGGATTGTATGGACAGTGGACATCTTTACTGAAAACTGTGAGGATATTTCTAAAGGGCGAG caCACAGGCTCAGCAGCCACTAGGAGTCAGTGCAGCGAGGCTGGAGATGTCTGTCCCATCTGTCAGGGGGAGTACAGGGAGCCTCGGGCTCTACTCTGTCAG cacATATTTTGTGACGAATGCATCGCTCTGTGGTTCAACCGGGAGAAGAGCTGCCCTCTCTGCCGCACCGTGATCACAGAGAAGGTCTACAAATGGAGGGATGGAGCGACATCTCCACACCTGCAGATTTATTGA
- the rnft1 gene encoding E3 ubiquitin-protein ligase RNFT1 isoform X3 — MTELLTRTPAPGAAAANPENSEVRVPMTSGATESGGGASSRRCRVNSHSHSHSQAHGHNRAQHHSTSEPELDPADSDLDSGEPSTSLSELRCLFRWLQKSLPFLVLLCAKLVIQHALGLAVGVGLFTTFLYVNKSIQTQVFHQDRHSKLQCAWLLLFLISSTLLLYYTFLTETLYYCLIFLSPTIEPLGFWEVLWAVGITNFIIKFLFMGIKCLILLLPSSLVTYRTQGRWLMLTEELGQVHQAMAPVSLWFRYLVTYQEADGTPGLTLGVLLALLYLILKLLGLYGQWTSLLKTVRIFLKGEHTGSAATRSQCSEAGDVCPICQGEYREPRALLCQHIFCDECIALWFNREKSCPLCRTVITEKVYKWRDGATSPHLQIY; from the exons ATGACAG AGCTTCTCACCAGGACACCAGCACCCGGTGCTGCAGCTGCCAACCCTGAGAACAGTGAGGTGCGGGTACCCATGACCAGCGGGGCTACAGAGTCTGGTGGAGGGGCCTCGTCCAGAAGGTGCAGGGTCAACTCCCACAGCCACTCCCATTCTCAAGCACACGGACATAATCGGGCGCAGCACCACTCCACTTCAGAGCCTGAGCTCGACCCAGCTGACTCTGATCTGGACTCTGGAGAACCCAGCACCTCCTTGTCTGAGCTTCGCTGTCTCTTCCGCTGGCTCCAAAAGAGCCTCCCTTTCCTCGTCCTACTGTGTGCTAAACTGGTCATCCAACATGCTCTTG GTCTAGCAGTTGGGGTTGGCCTCTTCACAACTTTTCTATATGTGAATAAAAGCATTCAAACTCAAGTCTTTCATCAG GACCGGCACTCAAAGCTGCAGTGTGCATGGCTGCTACTGTTCCTGATCTCATCCACCCTCCTGCTTTACTACACCTTTCTCACTGAGACACTTTACTATTG CCTCATATTCCTCAGTCCAACCATTGAGCCGCTGGGTTTCTGGGAGGTTCTATGGGCTGTTGGCATCACCAACTTCATAATTAAGTTCCTCTTTATGGGGATTAAGTGCCTTAttctgctgctgccatcttCACTGGTGACCTACAGAACCCAG gGGCGGTGGTTGATGCTGACAGAGGAGCTGGGTCAGGTCCACCAGGCCATGGCTCCTGTTTCACTGTGGTTCCGCTACCTGGTCACCTACCAGGAGGCTGACGGCACCCCTGGGCTCACACTGGGGGTCCTGCTGGCTTTGCTCTACCTCATACTGAAG ctttTGGGATTGTATGGACAGTGGACATCTTTACTGAAAACTGTGAGGATATTTCTAAAGGGCGAG caCACAGGCTCAGCAGCCACTAGGAGTCAGTGCAGCGAGGCTGGAGATGTCTGTCCCATCTGTCAGGGGGAGTACAGGGAGCCTCGGGCTCTACTCTGTCAG cacATATTTTGTGACGAATGCATCGCTCTGTGGTTCAACCGGGAGAAGAGCTGCCCTCTCTGCCGCACCGTGATCACAGAGAAGGTCTACAAATGGAGGGATGGAGCGACATCTCCACACCTGCAGATTTATTGA
- the rps6kb1a gene encoding ribosomal protein S6 kinase beta-1: MAGVFDIDLDQPDENVSDDELEDGSQLSEYMDQCSGFEFNMDDCEKFEISENSVNKGTEQIRPECFELLKVLGKGGYGKVFQVRKVSGATSGKIFAMKVLKKAMIVRNAKDTAHTKAERNILEEVKHPFIVDLIYAFQTGGKLYLILEYLSGGELFMQLEREGIFMEDTACFYLAEISMALGHLHQKGIIYRDLKPENIMLNNNGHVKLTDFGLCKESIHDGTVTHTFCGTIEYMAPEILMRSGHNRAVDWWSLGALMYDMLTGAPPFTGENRKKTIDKILKCKLSLPPYLTQEARDLLKKLLKRNASLRLGAGPGDAAEVQANPFFRHINWDDLLARKVEPPFKPFLQSADDVSQFDSKFTSQTPVDSPDDSTLSESANQVFLGFTYVAPSVLENVKEKFSFEPKVRSPRKFPGSPRTPVSPVKFVGGDCWPRGPSLTGCPSLLAPGSSVEQPMEVLTAEQMDTSSSSTSEASAPLPIRHPSGINAGPYKKQAYPMNSKRPEHLRMNL, translated from the exons ATGGCTGGGGTTTTCGACATCGATTTGGATCAACCGGATGAGAATGTGTCTGACGACGAACTTGAGGACGGG AGCCAGCTCAGTGAATACATGGACCAGTGCAGCGGCTTTGAATT TAACATGGATGACTGTGAGAAGTTTGAAATTTCAGAGAACAGCGTGAACAAGGGAACAGAGCAGATCAGGCCTGAATGCTTTGAGCTGCTGAAAGTTTTGGGAAAAGGGGGCTATGGGAAG GTTTTTCAAGTTCGGAAGGTGTCAGGTGCCACCTCTGGCAAGATATTTGCTATGAAAGTTTTGAAGAAG GCCATGATTGTGCGTAATGCAAAGGACACAGCGCACACCAAAGCCGAAAGGAACATtctggaggaggtgaagcatCCTTTCATCGTAGACCTCATCTATGCCTTTCAGACGGGCGGAAAGTTGTACCTCATCCTGGAGTATCTGAGCG GTGGGGAGCTGTTTATGCAACTGGAAAGAGAGGGGATCTTCATGGAAGACACAGCATG TTTCTACCTGGCTGAGATCTCGATGGCTCTGGGTCATCTGCACCAGAAAGGCATCATCTATAGAGACCTGAAGCCTGAGAACATCATGCTCAACAACAACG GTCATGTGAAGTTGACAGACTTCGGTCTGTGCAAAGAGTCCATCCATGATGGAACAGTCACCCACACCTTCTGTGGCACTATTGAATACAT ggcTCCAGAGATCCTGATGAGGAGTGGACATAACCGAGCAGTGGACTGGTGGAGCTTGGGAGCTCTCATGTATGACATGCTGACAGGAGCA CCTCCGTTCACTggtgaaaacagaaagaagacgATTGACAAAATCCTGAAATGCAAACTCAGCCTTCCACCTTACCTCACACAAGAAGCCAGGGACCTCCTGAAAAAA ctgctgaaacGAAATGCCTCATTAAGACTCGGTGCTGGACCGGGAGATGCTGCTGAAGTCCAG GCTAACCCATTCTTCCGGCATATAAATTGGGATGACCTCCTTGCTCGCAAAGTAGAGCCTCCATTTAAACCTTTCCTG CAATCGGCTGATGATGTCAGCCAGTTCGACTCCAAGTTCACTAGCCAGACTCCTGTGGACAGCCCTGACGATTCCACACTCAGCGAAAGTGCCAATCAAGTCTTCCTG gGTTTCACATATGTAGCCCCTTCGGTGCTTGAAAACGTCAAAGAGAAGTTCTCTTTTGAGCCAAAGGTCCGCTCACCGCGGAAGTTTCCTGGAAGCCCAAGAACACCTGTGAG TCCAGTGAAGTTTGTAGGAGGGGACTGCTGGCCCCGGGGCCCGTCGCTGACCGGCTGCCCATCCCTGTTGGCCcctggcagctctgtggagcaaCCCATGGAGGTGTTGACAGCAGAGCAAATGGacacgagcagcagcagcacctccgAGGCCTCTGCGCCGCTTCCTATCAGGCACCCGTCAGGCATCAATGCAGGGCCCTACAAAAAGCAGGCGTACCCCATGAACTCCAAGCGGCCTGAGCATCTACGAATGAACCTATGA